Proteins encoded by one window of Aphis gossypii isolate Hap1 chromosome X, ASM2018417v2, whole genome shotgun sequence:
- the LOC114124875 gene encoding gamma-tubulin complex component 3 homolog — translation MNKDPLRNMSTPKSVKLSKQEDMDTISDIEIIRSLLYCFQGVDSHWIEFNQNEKQFIVTAPLDFYQTSKVNRLMELGYLHNIVQEYIENNNDNKNGSVASGIAHCLHEELCVYYDSINKLQKEVNEAYEKSKQYSLGNLLCWSVLWLGQLQDLAYTVKMIDGNKRGGELVSVIAPFAYCANPYLQQMATNMIKVATRPLMMIMCHWMVDGELLDNYDEFFIYQCPDINNLDMWNNRYAIRESMVPAFFTKEDVNRIFRTGRYINFLHTICKSKPDLTPSRKTLKDLRNSGDKDLFPMLEQGSIISDLINKACTESSTVVLDILKEKFKLFLHFEGLRRYMLLGQGDFVTSLLEILQPHLDKSSGTLGPHTFRNFLDTAVRMSNAQYDEPTILKTLDVKLLLTSGEDCGWDIFQLNYSTGGPLETIFEFSGSGKYSIMFVFLWRLKRIDFVLSQMWRELNLQIKTSYHIVPEIRYALKWTNNLVAEMVHSVRQIQFYVLSDVIETEWEHFREAINKASLLETVIEAHNQFLKNIFKRSVQTEETHDLSKKMRQLFESVLELRGIQERFHSQSEHELNRRKDLEKYIEEHGTCNEIENNDAEAKEAFLLEVDRYENIIKEISNSYKVDLVKFLKKLIKVSTDDQEALHSLANRINFNKYYSKNDQDLEKCATYICRSHK, via the exons ATGAACAAGGACCcgttacgaaatatgtcaactCCCAAGAGTGTTAAATTGAGCAAACAAGAAG atatGGATACAATTTctgatattgaaataatacgaAGCCTTTTATACTGTTTCCAAGGAGTTGATAGCCATTGGATAGAATTCaatcaaaatgaaaaacaatttattgttacagCACCA ttagatTTTTATCAAACTAGCAAAGTAAATCGATTAATGGAACTTGGATATCTTCATAACATAGTGCAAgaatatattgaaaacaacAATGACAACAAAAATGGTTCGGTAGCTTCAGGAATTGCACATTGTTTGCATGAGGAGTTATGTGTTTATTATGACAGTATTAACAAATTGCAAAAAGAG GTTAATGAAGCGTATGAAAAATCCAAACAATATTCACTTGGAAATTTATTGTGTTGGTCTGTACTTTGGTTAGGACAATTACAAGATTTGGCATACACAGTTAAGATGATTGATGGTAACAAACGAGGTGGTGAGCTAGTATCTGTTATTGCACCATTTGCATACTGTGCTAACCCTTATTTACAACAAATGGCTACTAATATGATCAAAGTT gCAACTAGACCATTAATGATGATTATGTGTCATTGGATGGTTGATGGAGAGCTTTTAGATAATTatgatgaattttttatttatcaatgtcCGGACATCAATAATCTAGATATGTGGAACAATCGATATGCAATTCG GGAGTCTATGGTTCCAGCTTTTTTTACTAAAGAAGATGTTAATAGAATTTTTCGTACTGGAAGGTATATAAATTTTCTACATACAATATGTAAGAGTAAACCTGACTTAACGCCATCCAGAAAAACTCTAAAAGATCTTCGAAATTCTGGAG ATAAAGATTTATTTCCAATGTTAGAACAAGGTAGCATTATTTCTGATTTGATTAACAAGGCTTGTACAGAATCTTCAACTGTAGTACTAGATATTTTAAAGgagaagtttaaattatttttacatttcgaGGGACTTCGGCGTTACATGCTTTTAGGACAAGGAGACTTTGTCACAAGTTTGCTAGAAATTCTTCA gccTCATTTAGATAAATCTTCTGGTACACTTGGTCCTCATacatttagaaattttttgGACACTGCTGTAAGGATGAGCAATGCTCAATATGATGAACCTACAATACTAAAAACTCTAGATGTAAAATTATTGCTCACATCTGGAGAAGATTGTGGATGGGACATATTTCAACTGAATTATTCGACTGGTGGTCCTTTGGAAACG atttttgagtTCAGTGGAAGTGGAAAGTATtcaattatgtttgtattctTGTGGCGTCTTAAAAGAATAGATTTTGTGCTATCACAAATGTGGAGGGAATTGAATCTACAGATTAAAACTTCATACCACATTGTTCCTG AAATACGATATGCTTTGAAGTGGACCAACAACCTGGTGGCAGAAATGGTGCATAGTGTACGACAAATACAGTTTTACGTACTTTCCGATGTCATAGAAACTGAATGGGAACACTTTCGAGAAGCTATAAACAAAGCGTCCTTGCTGGAGACAGTGATCGAAGCGCATAATCAGTTCTTAAAGAACATCTTTAAGAGATCTGTACAAACCGAAGAGACTCAT GATTTATCAAAGAAAATGCGTCAGCTATTTGAATCTGTGTTGGAACTTCGAGGCATTCAAGAAAGGTTTCACAGTCAGTCTGAGCATGAACTGAATAGACGTAAAGACCTAGAAAAGTATATCGAAGAGCATGGTACCTGCAATGAAATTGAGAATAATGATGCAGAAGCAAAAGAGGCATTCTTGTTGGAAGTTGACAGATATGAAAATATCATCAAGGAGATCAGTAATTCGTATAAG GTTGATTTAgtgaaatttttgaaaaaactcaTTAAAGTATCGACTGATGACCAGGAAGCTTTACACTCGTTGGCCAACCGTATAAATTTCAACAAGTACTACAGTAAAAACGATCAAGATTTAGAGAAGTGTGCCACCTATATATGCAGATCTCACAAAtag
- the LOC114124872 gene encoding uncharacterized protein LOC114124872 isoform X2, producing the protein MRSHFKKIYDVRPRVNCWSEACPSKRLLKNTINIRDFQVLPHYCNSTISSSAKKSKQQKYDSNKLSRSPSSKKKTINRNLSYECAYNDDDFGFGPVENNNRTYYSPETHHPHLSENAHKTIRSQQHNPLQSDHPKETTKKKNKFFQNTMDESYQRFLEEMTNEVVRLDLSTDKALKNVFRKHIKHNIGKLDEKKMMAEVMKVQALLDLPLDNDDRYSGIDDIPTLSTNDATNQNNLPAALKSVK; encoded by the exons ATGCGAAGTCactttaaaaagatatatGATGTAAGACCTAGGGTAAACTGTTGGTCAGAAGCTTGTCCAAGtaaaagattattaaaaaacactaTCAATATTCGTGATTTTCA AGTTTTGCCGCATTACTGTAATTCAACTATCAGTTCTTCGGCAAAAAAATCTAAGCAACAAAAGTATGATAGTAATAAGTTATCTCGCTCACCATCAAGTAAAAAGAAAACCATAAATAGA AACTTAAGTTATGAATGTGCATATAATGATGACGATTTCGGGTTTGGGCcggttgaaaataataatcgaacATATTATTCGCCAGAAACCCACCATCCTCATCTTTCAGAAAACGCACATAAGACAATAAGAAGCCAGCAACATAATCCATTACAATCAGATCATCCAAAAGAAacgaccaaaaaaaaaaa taagttttttcaaaatacaatgGATGAGTCGTACCAACGATTTCTTGAAGAAATGACAAATGAAGTAGTAAGACTTGACCTGTCAACAGATAaagcattaaaaaatgtatttcgtaaacatataaaacacaatattggAAAGCTTGATGAG aaaaaaatgatggCAGAAGTGATGAAAGTACAAGCATTATTAGATTTACCATTGGACAATGATGATCGATATTCAGGAATTGATGACATACCCACACTTTCAACAAATGATGCaactaatcaaaataatctACCAGCTGCACTAAAATctgtaaaatag
- the LOC114124868 gene encoding protein N-lysine methyltransferase METTL21D-like, translated as MDANAYYRDFDLESINVTLRFCQQEYGDVNCVVWDASLVLSKYLETLYLKNNKTFDSKRVIELGSGLGCVGLAAACFGANVQLTDLPENLHQLKRNVDENMPCLKGSVQTVALTWGTTFESEPYDFLLMADCIYYPEVVEALVKTMTELTAPNTVILICQELRETEKQKNTWQMFLNLLVEHFEISYVPEEEQHPIFRSSDIVLINAKKK; from the exons ATGGACGCGAATGCTTATTATAGGGATTTCGATTTGGAATCAATTAATGTCACATTGCGATTTTGCCAACAAGAGTATGGGGACGTCAACTGTGTTGTATGGGATGCGTCCCTAGTATTGTCCAAATATTTAGAAACGCTGTACCTGaagaacaataaaacattCGACTCTAAAAGAGTTATTGAGTTAGGCTCAGGATTAGGCTGCGTTGGTCTGGCTGCTGCATGTTTCGG ggcAAATGTTCAACTGACAGATTTACCAGAAAATTTACaccaattaaaaagaaatgttgACGAAAACATGCCTTGTTTAAAAGGTAGTGTTCAAACTGTTGCATTAACATGGGGTACCACATTTGAGTCGGAGCCTTATGATTTTCTGTTGATGGCAGACTGCATTTATTATCcagaa GTAGTGGAGGCATTGGTGAAAACTATGACTGAGTTAACTGCACCAAAcacagtaatattaatatgccaAGAACTTAGAGAAACCGAAAAACAAAAGAACACATggcaaatgtttttaaacttacTGGTTGAACACTTTGAGATATCATATGTTCCAGAAGAAGAACAACATCCAATTTTTAGAAGTTctgatatagtattaataaacgcaaaaaaaaaatga
- the LOC114124876 gene encoding uncharacterized protein DDB_G0292186-like isoform X1: MSYKNRKLNNRAMSDDESVSDSDYLTSVLNMVNGYYKMNLVVPQTNLFYSSNSLLPINAKVNSTTLNNKNLNSQVINSPNSLSNMLKNIDLKSDKNMDDKRFQSPNKPYADEIQVYSKPSYSDNSNLLGKTEENKNGSSEGKNKYIKSSTSDNQTLVSSPHTDQNCSNEYFNQFENEVLADGRMKQDQELRKKQIKSIKNNISNNGVQTRSRATHSQQNPENEITNKNVPLQSECPLCFVLYPTPDIEAHASECSI, from the exons ATGTCgtataaaaacagaaaattaaataacagagCCATGTCGGACGATGAATCTGTCTCTGATAGTGATTATTTGACATCTGTTTTAAATATGGTTAacggttattataaaatgaatttagttGTACCAcagactaatttattttactctagCAATAGTTTATTGCCAATCAATGCCAAAGTAAACAGTActacacttaataataaaaaccttaaCAGCCAAGTAATTAATTCACCTAATAGCTTgtcaaatatgttaaaaaatattgatttaaaatccgATAAGAATATGGATGACAAAAGATTTCAATCACCTAATAAACCATATGCTGATGAAATTCAAGTATATTCAAAACCATCTTATTCAGATAATAGCAATCTTTTAGGAAAAACAgaggaaaataaaaacggaTCATCtgaaggtaaaaataaatatattaaaagttctACTTCAGACAATCAGACTTTAGTATCTTCTCCACATACAGATCAGAATTGctcaaatgaatattttaatcagtttGAAAATGAAGTATTGGCTGACGGGCGTATGAAGCAAGATCag gaaCTCCGAAAAAAGCAAATCAaaagtatcaaaaataatattagtaataatggtGTTCAAACAAGATCTCGAGCAACACACTCGCAACAAAATCCtgaaaatgaaattacaaataaaaatgtaccacTCCAATCTGAATGTCCTCTATGCTTTGTGTTATATCCGACGCCAGATATTGAG gCACACGCGTCAGAAtgcagtatttaa
- the LOC114124876 gene encoding uncharacterized protein DDB_G0292186-like isoform X2, producing the protein MSYKNRKLNNRAMSDDESVSDSDYLTSVLNMVNGYYKMNLVVPQTNLFYSSNSLLPINAKVNSTTLNNKNLNSQVINSPNSLSNMLKNIDLKSDKNMDDKRFQSPNKPYADEIQVYSKPSYSDNSNLLGKTEENKNGSSEDQNCSNEYFNQFENEVLADGRMKQDQELRKKQIKSIKNNISNNGVQTRSRATHSQQNPENEITNKNVPLQSECPLCFVLYPTPDIEAHASECSI; encoded by the exons ATGTCgtataaaaacagaaaattaaataacagagCCATGTCGGACGATGAATCTGTCTCTGATAGTGATTATTTGACATCTGTTTTAAATATGGTTAacggttattataaaatgaatttagttGTACCAcagactaatttattttactctagCAATAGTTTATTGCCAATCAATGCCAAAGTAAACAGTActacacttaataataaaaaccttaaCAGCCAAGTAATTAATTCACCTAATAGCTTgtcaaatatgttaaaaaatattgatttaaaatccgATAAGAATATGGATGACAAAAGATTTCAATCACCTAATAAACCATATGCTGATGAAATTCAAGTATATTCAAAACCATCTTATTCAGATAATAGCAATCTTTTAGGAAAAACAgaggaaaataaaaacggaTCATCtgaag ATCAGAATTGctcaaatgaatattttaatcagtttGAAAATGAAGTATTGGCTGACGGGCGTATGAAGCAAGATCag gaaCTCCGAAAAAAGCAAATCAaaagtatcaaaaataatattagtaataatggtGTTCAAACAAGATCTCGAGCAACACACTCGCAACAAAATCCtgaaaatgaaattacaaataaaaatgtaccacTCCAATCTGAATGTCCTCTATGCTTTGTGTTATATCCGACGCCAGATATTGAG gCACACGCGTCAGAAtgcagtatttaa
- the LOC114124872 gene encoding uncharacterized protein LOC114124872 isoform X1, with the protein MSAVKMKIPEDNITTYLTMRSHFKKIYDVRPRVNCWSEACPSKRLLKNTINIRDFQVLPHYCNSTISSSAKKSKQQKYDSNKLSRSPSSKKKTINRNLSYECAYNDDDFGFGPVENNNRTYYSPETHHPHLSENAHKTIRSQQHNPLQSDHPKETTKKKNKFFQNTMDESYQRFLEEMTNEVVRLDLSTDKALKNVFRKHIKHNIGKLDEKKMMAEVMKVQALLDLPLDNDDRYSGIDDIPTLSTNDATNQNNLPAALKSVK; encoded by the exons ATGTCAGCCGTAAAAATGAAGATTCCAG aagACAATATTACAACATATCTGACAATGCGAAGTCactttaaaaagatatatGATGTAAGACCTAGGGTAAACTGTTGGTCAGAAGCTTGTCCAAGtaaaagattattaaaaaacactaTCAATATTCGTGATTTTCA AGTTTTGCCGCATTACTGTAATTCAACTATCAGTTCTTCGGCAAAAAAATCTAAGCAACAAAAGTATGATAGTAATAAGTTATCTCGCTCACCATCAAGTAAAAAGAAAACCATAAATAGA AACTTAAGTTATGAATGTGCATATAATGATGACGATTTCGGGTTTGGGCcggttgaaaataataatcgaacATATTATTCGCCAGAAACCCACCATCCTCATCTTTCAGAAAACGCACATAAGACAATAAGAAGCCAGCAACATAATCCATTACAATCAGATCATCCAAAAGAAacgaccaaaaaaaaaaa taagttttttcaaaatacaatgGATGAGTCGTACCAACGATTTCTTGAAGAAATGACAAATGAAGTAGTAAGACTTGACCTGTCAACAGATAaagcattaaaaaatgtatttcgtaaacatataaaacacaatattggAAAGCTTGATGAG aaaaaaatgatggCAGAAGTGATGAAAGTACAAGCATTATTAGATTTACCATTGGACAATGATGATCGATATTCAGGAATTGATGACATACCCACACTTTCAACAAATGATGCaactaatcaaaataatctACCAGCTGCACTAAAATctgtaaaatag
- the LOC114124872 gene encoding uncharacterized protein LOC114124872 isoform X3: MSAVKMKIPEDNITTYLTMRSHFKKIYDVRPRVNCWSEACPSKRLLKNTINIRDFQVLPHYCNSTISSSAKKSKQQKYDSNKLSRSPSSKKKTINRNLSYECAYNDDDFGFGPVENNNRTYYSPETHHPHLSENAHKTIRSQQHNPLQSDHPKETTKKKNKFFQNTMDESYQRFLEEMTNEVVRLDLSTDKALKNVFRKHIKHNIGKLDEVKRY; this comes from the exons ATGTCAGCCGTAAAAATGAAGATTCCAG aagACAATATTACAACATATCTGACAATGCGAAGTCactttaaaaagatatatGATGTAAGACCTAGGGTAAACTGTTGGTCAGAAGCTTGTCCAAGtaaaagattattaaaaaacactaTCAATATTCGTGATTTTCA AGTTTTGCCGCATTACTGTAATTCAACTATCAGTTCTTCGGCAAAAAAATCTAAGCAACAAAAGTATGATAGTAATAAGTTATCTCGCTCACCATCAAGTAAAAAGAAAACCATAAATAGA AACTTAAGTTATGAATGTGCATATAATGATGACGATTTCGGGTTTGGGCcggttgaaaataataatcgaacATATTATTCGCCAGAAACCCACCATCCTCATCTTTCAGAAAACGCACATAAGACAATAAGAAGCCAGCAACATAATCCATTACAATCAGATCATCCAAAAGAAacgaccaaaaaaaaaaa taagttttttcaaaatacaatgGATGAGTCGTACCAACGATTTCTTGAAGAAATGACAAATGAAGTAGTAAGACTTGACCTGTCAACAGATAaagcattaaaaaatgtatttcgtaaacatataaaacacaatattggAAAGCTTGATGAG GTAAAAAGATATTGA